The DNA window GGTGTCCTTACTTTTCTTTGTTATGATATCATTGATAATTGAGTGTGGTGTTCATTGGTTATGTACGAGCCAAATACAACATAGGATGATTGAACCCCATATTAGATAGATAGTCTTGGTCCTTTGCTGTTGGGAACCTAAGCCGAGACTATTGAATTTGGCTGAGGGAAAAGGTAAGAGGGCAAGATAGCTCATTTTCGGGGTCAAGATTATAGCCACCAAACTTGAGGAACACCCTGTAAACATTATTGTCTCCTGTCAGTATTACTATATATGCTATGATGTTTGAATATCCTTTGGAGGCACTATGGTACCTTCCACAAAGAATGAACACTGCTTACCACCATGTGCACTTGTTTCTACTAAACCTATGTGGGGATGCCATCAGTTTCTAGTGATTGTAGTTCTAGTTGCATAGAGCATTGTAGTCATTGAGCACCTTAAGAACAGTAATAGAAGCTGTGGAAGTTTTAGCATGTCGGAGGCTGTCATGTTGACTTTTGTTGGAATTCATGAAAGGTATATGAAGTGGATTCTAGTTTTTTTCTTGTATTCCCCTGTTAGAACCTTTTCTTTGGGTGCCTTTAGTGTCATGGATTTGGTCCTGCAGGTTTCAGGAGACATGCTTGTAGAAGCTCTCATCGAGCTGTTTAGTGATGCCGAACTTCTGGAAACACGACGTGCAGCTGCAAAACAAGCATATCATGCTCTGTCAAATGGTGTAGTTGAAAATATGTGGCGTTTAGTACAATTCCACATTTTAGATAAAAGCGTGCCAATGTAACTCTGCAAAGTTAGATGTCAAACACTAAAATTAGCCAGCCTCTTTCTCCCCAGTGCAGCTCGTCTTGATGTTCGATTCTGGGGGCAACGGGTGGGATTCCCTTCCACTGCTCTCTCCCAACATTGGAAGCTTCTAGCACCTGTAGTGAATAATTAAAAGGAGTATTGAGGATGATTTGAACCAATCAGGCTATGTAGAATACCTCCATGAAGAAGCCTCTGATAATCTTTGAAAGCTAATCAACCTTTCTTGTAGGACAAGGAGGTTGCATTGCCAAAGACATGACTGTGGGCAGAGAATGAAAGTAAAAGTAATTGCCCGAGGTaatttcctctttctttttttaatgtaaTTTCCTGTAGtcgttttttatttttatttttatttttttttactggGTCAAGATTATGTGATATCTGAGCTTGCAGCCTAACTGTTGATTGAGAACGATCATTTGCATGTTTCTGACTTTTAGAATTTGCATTTTTTAACTAAATTGTTTAATCATATGTGATGTACTTgtcaaattttaatttcattttgcactTCTCCTGCACTTTTCTAATATGAATTGTAGCTTTTTCTTTGACATCAAAAATTGATCAAAGCCGTTTTACGCTTTATTTGTTTCTGGTTCTGTTTAGCCTGAGTAGTGTTTTCTTCTAAAAAGTGACCGTATGTTTACTTTTTCACAAGTTGATTGATGGGAAATGTTCGTGTTAACGTTTGTCTGATTTTTTAGTGAAGGGGAATGGACCTATTAATTGTAGTGGATTCTGTTTTGATTTCTTCTTCAGGATAATTGAGATTTGCAGATGGATAGAAAATCTTCCTATTATCTTTGTACCCTGGAAGGATTCAGCACCATGGTCAAACCCACGGATATTCTTGTTGCGGCTGCATAATCGTGCCAGTGCAGAAGAATCGGCAAATATTTATAATGGGAAAGGGGCCAGAACGGTGTGCCAACATTTTAACAAGTGGTAACTTGTAAATTAACTACTTGTACAACTTCATATTTAGTTACTATTTACGTGAAACTCAAACATAATAATTGTATCTATTTATGAGACTGTACAAGTAATTAACAATACATTACAACTTgtttataaaatgtcataccATTTAGGAACAGTGATATGAAATATATTACCGTTTTTGCCCCTTACCCATATTAAATCGCTGAATGACCGACCGTACTTGCCTTGGCGGACAAACCATGCTCCGccctttttcttcttgtgaCTTGTTATTACcgatttttgttttggttttgttatTACCGTTACTTTTTCGCTTCAAAGTGGTGTTGATATTCCAAATTCTTCATGGAATTTTCCTTCCAGCAAATCAAGAATAATTTTAAATCTGTATTCTGCTGAAGTGTGAAGCTTTTGGGTTGCGTACTAATGGAGTAAACAATTGACTTAAGGGTGAGAGGGGAGTGGTTTTGGACTCTTTAACTGGCAACGATTTTTCGTATCCTAGGAACGATGCCCTTTCTTTGCGTATTAAGAGAATGCCAGAAAACTCTTGGAGCGGTAAATTATTAATGTTGCAAGGATATCCATCTGCCATCATCTCAATATGAACTCAAGGCGGTACCGGAAAACATATGAACTCAAGGTTTAGAAGATTTCATGtcaaaaaacaatgaaaaaatttagcagatttttttttttttttttttgggtctagGAAGTTATAGTTGATTTGCGCTCTTAATGTCACAATTCCTGCCACTTCAGTAAGTAGTTGAATTCACGGGAAACTCGTCATGTTGCCTACAGTTGGACTAGCATGCCTTTTTGCCAAGACCTTCGTGGTGTGCCTGCATTGAGTCGAGGATTTGGATGGGACCTTCTTCAACCAGTTCAATGCAACTACACTGCATAGAAGAGAAGAATGTAAGTCAAGAGATTTTGATTCGTTGACCAACACTCAAAAAGAGTAGGGTTTAAGTCAATCAGAGCCCAGCTAAGTTGGTTATGCAACCACATAATTAGTGGAGTAACAGAGAGTCAATCAGAGCTGAAGCTCTTAAACGAGTCCAGAATTGCAGAAACCTTTTTcgttattactattattatttttttctatcTTTCTTATGTTTGCAATACTACTGCAAGACAAAACAGAAGAAAGGTCATGAATTATTATGAGGGAAAGAAGGAGCCCTATTCTATCTGTCCCAAATGAAATGGAAGGATTACAATCCCGACAACGCCCAGCTGGTGACATGTTTAAGGCTTTTTGAACGCTAATCGCGCCTTCATTGTCTCATCGTTTGAGTGATAGCAGAAACTAGAAAAGGTTTCAACTCAAACACAAAGCTGCATACAACCTCTCCACTTTTCCCGACAGCCTCATTGTTGCAACCACCAAAGCAAGCAAAGTCATTTTGATATCTCTACCGCTAGGCATGCATTTTGGCAGAATTCACCAATTCCAATTTTAGAGTGGACTTTGCTTTTGGAAAAAGCCAATTACAGGGACTTCTTTAGCCTTAAAACACTACTATAAAGTGGAAAAAGATCAGAACAACTCTCGTCGTTCGTTGTTAATGGTATATTCTTCTTGACTCTTCTAATCACGTAAAAatataacaataacaacaaccTCCTAATCACAACTACTTGATAAGACACAAGTGATTAACAGCTCAACAAGAATATCATGAAGAAATAGTCAAAGAGCTCCAATGACTACACCCGCAGCCGTGTGCTCTCACCCGTCACCAGTGGGCTGGCTGCTGAGGGCAGTGTTGAAGGGAGCGCTGTGCTATCCCATTCTTCtcagagaaaagaaaaggaataaagcCTAAAAGGtaaagggaaaagaagaatCTCAGGGcctcacctctctctctctctctgattTGTGTGCGTACCAGTTTCTACTCAATGGCAGTGGGGAGGGGGGAGTGCAGAACAGCAATCATTCACACCACCACCATTCCCCATCCCCATCCCCATCCCCCCTCTCCTCATGCTCAACGATAATACTCTATAATAATTATTGCCACCGCCTTTAATCATTCCCCCTTTCTCAGCAGCTGTGATTGGTAGTTAAAGGAATACTACCAAGCCCAGGAAAAGACGGAATACCAGACTTCTCCTCTCTTCTCCGGCCCCCGGGGGGACCTCTTCGTCTTCCTTTCTCTTTTCAAATGTTTCATTAGTGTTATGCCCAAATCCCAAGTAGCCCTCCTTCCTTCCTTTAGTCCTTGATATTCGGTACAAACAATTAGAGAAACACGCGTTAGGTTATTCCAATGCCATAATTCTACCTACGGCGACTTTCTCTTTGTCTGTATGCTACACCACCAACTACCAACCtgactctctcttctctttgcACTTTGCAGTTTTTTTGTGCATAAAGATTTCTACTACACCAGCCAGCATGGAatttactactactactagtagtttttgttttttttgcttttaataACTACTATTGCATGCATTTTTTCCTTATTGCAGAGGATGTTGTAATACTAGTGTAGTAGTTTTTAAAATTGAACGCCACCGTTATCTCGAGACTTCGCGCCCTATGCTCTCTCCCTCTGCCCACAATGGATCTTTGTCCTGCGTTCTTCTCacttctcctcctcctcatcatccatctttctttctttaccACCACCGCCTCCTCCTCCGCCTCCTCGAATGACACGGCGGCCCTCACTCTCTTCCGTTCCCAGACAGACCTCCACGGCACTCTCCTCTCCAACTGGACCCTCCCGCCCTCCTCCAACGCCACCTCCACCGCCTGCACCGCCTCTTGGGTTGGCGTCAAATGCACCAATGGCCGCGTAACCGCACTCTTCCTCCCTTCCCTCAACCTCCGAGGCCCCATCGACTCCCTCTCCTCCCTTGACCAGCTCCGCCTCCTCGACCTCCACGACAACCGCCTTAACGGCACCCTCAGCCCTCTCATCCGCTGCCTCAACCTCAAGCTCCTCTATCTCTCCGGCAACGACATATCCGGCGAAATCCCACCAGATATCTCCTCCCTACGTCGCCTCCTCCGCCTCGACCTCTCCAACAACAACCTCGGGGGCCCCATTCCTTCCCAATTCTCCAATTTCTCCCGCATACTGACCATAAGCCTCCAGAACAATGCCCTGTCTGGGACCATTCCTAAATCCCTCGTCTCCTTACAGGAACTCAAGAGCTTGAACCTGTCGAATAACGAATTTTACGGAGCAGTTCCTTGGGACTTGCTCAAGAGATATGGTGAGAATAGTTTTGCTGGGAATGAAGGTCTTTGCGGAACTAGTCCTTTACCCCCCTGTTCATTCACTGGGAAGCAGCCACCATCTTCTTCGCAGACCGTGCCATCAAATCCTAGTTCGTTGCCAGCGACAACTGCCGCAACTTTTCCGACTGAAAAATCGAAAAGTCATTCGAGGAAAAAACTTGGTAGCGGAGCACTAGTTGCGATAATCGTGTCAACTGCTGTGGCTGCATTAGTGATCGCTTCCTTCCTGATAGCCTATTGTTGCGGGAGGTACTCGAGGGATGGCAGCTCACTGGCTGGGAGCGAGAGTGGGAAGAGGAGGAGTAGTTATTCCGGCGGTGAGAGGAGGGTTTATGCCAACAATGGCGGTGCAGATAGTGATGGAACCACGGCCACTGATAAGAGTGCCCTGGTTTTCTTCGACAGAAGGAAGCAATTTGAGCTGGAAGAACTGCTCCGGGCATCGGCTGAGATGCTGGGAAAAGGGAGTTTGGGAACCGTTTATAAGGCGGTCCTTGACGATGGCTGCACCGTGGCGGTGAAGAGGTTAAAGGATGCTAATCCTTGTGCAAGAAAGGAGTTTGAGCAGTACATGGATGTGATTGGGAAGCTTAAGCATCCAAACATTGTCAAGCTCAGGGCTTACTATTATGCCAAGGAGGAAAAATTGCTTGTTTGTGATTATATGCCTAATGGCAGCTTGCACTCTCTCCTTCATGGTATGCAGAATTAATTCTACTGCTCTTTCAAATGACGGCTAATTGTTTTTAGAATTGATCAATCTTTGTGTGCTGGCTTACTCCGACGTTCTTCTTTGAACAGGAAATCGCGGACCCGGGAGAATTCCGTTGGATTGGACGACAAGGATCAGCTTAGTGTTGGGAGCAGCTCGAGGGCTTGCCAAGATTCACCAAGAGTATGCAACCTCCCGAATCCCTCATGGGAATGTGAAATCATCGAATGTGTTACTTGATAAGAACGGCGTTGCTTGCATTTCTGACTTCGGGTTGTCACTCCTATTGAACCCTGTTCATGCCATAGCTAGACTGGGAGGGTACAAAGCACCCGAACAGGCAGAGATTAAGAGGTTATCCCAAAAGGCGGATGTTTACAGTTTTGGAGTATTGCTTTTAGAGGTTCTTACAGGTAAAGCTCCGTCGCAATACCCTTCACCAAGCCGTCCTCGCCTCGAGGAAGACGACGAAGAGCAGCCGGTGGACTTGCCCAAGTGGGTTCGGTCAGTGGTGAGGGATGAGTGGACAGCAGAAGTTTTTGATCAAGAACTGTTGAGGTACAAGAACATTGAGGAAGAATTAGTTTCAATGCTACATGTAGCAATGGCTTGTGTTGTTCCACAGCCGGAAAAGAGGCCCACGATGGCTGAAGTGACCAAACTGATAGAGGAGATCCGGGTGGAGCAATCTCCATTGGGTGAAGATTATGACGAATCCCGGAATTCCCTCTCGCCGTCGCTTGCAAATACTGAAGACGGTGGTGTGGCCGGCTATTGATCTACTGCTGTCCTGTCCGTCGGCATTTATGAAACGCTTCTGTCATTTGCGTTTGCACCGCCTTGGTGCAAAGCAGACTCTCCTATTTGCCTGAATCTACGGGCGAATAGAATGTCTCCACATTAGTTTGTAAAATTTGTATGCTTTGTTTATTCATTTGCCTTCCAACATCGCATAGTTCAGTGGCCCTTTCTCCTCAAgtgtacttgtacttgtactaccaTTTTAGTAGTTCATACTTCATAGTAACATGCCGTCCCCCCGGCATGTTTTGCAGACGTCCCTCTGATTCCAAAATTTGGATGCAACCCAAATTAGAAAGGAAGAAATTAGAATTGCTTCCAGGCTATAATATGATATCCACTGTTGCCAATTATCCCTGTCCTTTTCTCATACTGTTTATGGATTTCTTTCCAAGCTGTTGCCAATTATCCCTGTTCTTGGCATGGCGACTTTTTTGTGTTTCCCCCTCAAATGGCTATCTTAGGCCCTTGGAACATTTGCACTgccgactttttttttttgggaaaaagattGCACCCCCGACTTTGAACTTTGATTGGATTGGAATGCCGATTCTATTTGtgactttcttttccttctatcATTATGCTAGACTCCAGTAAATGACTTTTGTTGAAATAATTAAACCTAATCCCAGATTAATCTCAAAAAAAGCCTTTTGTTGAAATAATTAAACCTAATCCCAGATTAACCTCAAAAAAAGCCGACAACTCTTGAAGGCAATCCAGGACTTAATTACCCAACTCAAACCCCTTCCAGAACCTCATTATGCTAGACGTGGGGGGGCCACGAGAAACACAGACAGGAGCCTCTTTTTGAAAGAGTGAAATCTTGGGATTAACTCTAAAAATTTGGATTATTTTCGGCATTTTGAATAAAAAGCGGCATTATTTAGGTATTTCACCACTAGAGCATCATTCCTCTCAATGATAATAGACTGTGATTTACTATGTTCTAAATTTTTGAAATTGTTATAATCTAATGATCAAACGTCCAACGATTATGCATCTGCCTGATATCATGCCTCAATTCGACATAGCTGTCCACAAACTTCTTGAACAAGATCTCGAAATTCTCTCAAGCAAAATAAAAGGCAGCCTTTCATTCGATTTGTGATTTTGGGTAGCCCAATTCATCCTCAACAGCAATTCAAGAATATTTGGAGCACGAGGCTACATGGCCCCGGGAAAAAAGCTAAAAAGAAAAGTCGCATGGGTGCCATGGTAAAAGTACGACTGAGGGCTTCATTAAAGTGATTCTTCTTGGAATCCCGAGGAAATCCACCAGACCATGGGAACAGGAGGTACGATAAGGTACTAAACCATTCAGGGCCAAAATTAGGATGTGCTATATCAGTCAAATATAAAGGAAATTCCATGAACCTTTTAGACAAATGCAAGAAAATTTAAAGGTTTTTTGATACTTTCAAGCTTCAAGCAACTGGCTCCTTGTATTCCTTTCTCCAGAACTTACTTGTGTTTGATCAGAATATTGTTACCTTTCCAGATCCGCAAACATTTTACAACCAAGTTGTACAGACATCTGCGAGTAATGGAAACAATAATGTCACTACTAAAACAATTCATCTAAACTATCTGCTTAAATTAGTTACTTGAAACTGCTATCTCTTTGAGCAAGCCGTTGTCGGCCAGGTGTGATGCCTGGATCACCAGTTGAAATGGATTAGGAGCAGCTGAGAAAAAGGCATGCTCAGTGTTTTACAAAATTAACTTGGCGAGACATCTGGCGACAACAAGGCTCAACAGCTACGTACACATCATATCACTGAGATACATAGCCCCTAAAAGACTAGTTAACACTTCCTGTTTGATCAATCAGTGTACCAACTTGTTCTCCGCATAGCGCTCTTGATATATTCCCAGGCTCATGAAGATTGAAAATGACAACTGCACAAAACATTTTTACGAATTAGACACAATACAACTCTCTATCATGCCAATTCAAAGATGTCCGagtagaaaagaaatttttctATCCAAGTCAGACTCCACCAATTTCAGGACCCTATTTACCAAGTTAGCAGATGATATAGTGCATGAGGTCTAGAATACGAGTACCAACCAGGAATTCCGTTGTCCTCACAGGATCTTATAGCCATCATGTCCATTGGGCAGGCGCCCCCAGAAGCCAAGTCCGTGAAGGAAATATGATCAGCTGCAATGTTATTGTTTCTAGAATCACAAATAAAGACGCCATCCACATTTGTGCCTTTTAAGACAGCATCCGCATTAACTGTAAAACGAACAACGTAAAGAATTATCTTCCACaaggagcaaaagaaaggaGTTGGAATTCAGGACTAACTATAAGACTAGCAGTGAAGATTTTAGAAATGCGCAAGAAGTTCATACTCTCTGAAGCTCTGAGGGCTGCAGCCAAATCAGTTGAGAAGAGTGGATTCCCTGTGCCAGCTCCAATACCACCAAAAATCACAACTCTTCCTTTTTCCAGATGCCGGATAGCCCGAAGCCTACAATATGGCTCAGCAACCTCAGGCATTGAATATGCACTTTGGACACGCGTCTGCACGCCCAATTTCTCAAAGGCCGACTGTAGCAGTATAGAATTCATCACAGTTGCCATCATTCTGGTGAGACAGAGACAATGTGAGTCTGTCTGGCCATACTACAAAAACCCGACCTCAAGCATCAAAAATGCAATTTGGACAAACAAGATTAGCATCCAGCTGAAAATTTAACAGTACACAACAATTACAACACGTATAACAGGAAATGACAGTAGCCATAATTACTTGGACCATAAGAGTCGTGCATACACAATGGATACAACATACGTACTTATAACAGGAAATGACAGTAGCCAAATAATTATGTGTACCATCCAAGAAGGACATCTTAAAAAAACACAGTTGTACAACAATGATTTTAAGACAGTTTACGAAATGAGCTTCCACATAAACCATATCAAGTGCACAAGGACATACTTCAATTCTTCAAATTACTATAACACGAAACATAGAAGTTAAGAATTCTTGTAACATCTAATTGCTACTGAACATGTATTCAATTCAGAACTTACCCAGCTTGGTATGCAGCAAACCTATCTAACCCTGTCGTCGTTACCCATGTGTGTCCACAAAAGAAGTTACGACCACCAACAACTATTGCCACCTAAGAGAACAATTATGAATTTTGCTACATGGAATAAGAAAA is part of the Coffea eugenioides isolate CCC68of chromosome 6, Ceug_1.0, whole genome shotgun sequence genome and encodes:
- the LOC113775378 gene encoding leucine-rich repeat receptor-like protein kinase PXC1, producing MDLCPAFFSLLLLLIIHLSFFTTTASSSASSNDTAALTLFRSQTDLHGTLLSNWTLPPSSNATSTACTASWVGVKCTNGRVTALFLPSLNLRGPIDSLSSLDQLRLLDLHDNRLNGTLSPLIRCLNLKLLYLSGNDISGEIPPDISSLRRLLRLDLSNNNLGGPIPSQFSNFSRILTISLQNNALSGTIPKSLVSLQELKSLNLSNNEFYGAVPWDLLKRYGENSFAGNEGLCGTSPLPPCSFTGKQPPSSSQTVPSNPSSLPATTAATFPTEKSKSHSRKKLGSGALVAIIVSTAVAALVIASFLIAYCCGRYSRDGSSLAGSESGKRRSSYSGGERRVYANNGGADSDGTTATDKSALVFFDRRKQFELEELLRASAEMLGKGSLGTVYKAVLDDGCTVAVKRLKDANPCARKEFEQYMDVIGKLKHPNIVKLRAYYYAKEEKLLVCDYMPNGSLHSLLHGNRGPGRIPLDWTTRISLVLGAARGLAKIHQEYATSRIPHGNVKSSNVLLDKNGVACISDFGLSLLLNPVHAIARLGGYKAPEQAEIKRLSQKADVYSFGVLLLEVLTGKAPSQYPSPSRPRLEEDDEEQPVDLPKWVRSVVRDEWTAEVFDQELLRYKNIEEELVSMLHVAMACVVPQPEKRPTMAEVTKLIEEIRVEQSPLGEDYDESRNSLSPSLANTEDGGVAGY